A stretch of the Aggregicoccus sp. 17bor-14 genome encodes the following:
- a CDS encoding M1 family aminopeptidase: MRELLGFEWRYHTRRVSFLAASLLFLGAGLVLPRTGYGPDKVLLNAPTVIMQSVGLLSLLSIFALTVFGADAALRDGEHRMAPLVFASPVTKPRLFGARFLGALLASSAAFAFTLVGLLAGVLWLAPDPSRVGAVHLGDYLWAFLLLALPNMLFAGALLFGVALVTRSAAASYVAGVLAYVLYFIGAFFSGSPIMAQTAPLTPSGMALAAVLDPFGLAALFEQTHLWTPQEHDVRSVALAGHMLLNRAVWTAVSLGLLAGAYGLFRRRLPRGTKRARVQAVEAAHPTVAYRPLPTQAGPRAQGAALLSTTWRELRAALFGWPFLTLMALWAGSATMELVQGALKGELGTPSYPTTALLLELIQQPLMLFGTVLLVYYSAEIVWRERLVHVADLLDATPVTSSVLFLAKAAALWGVLGVMVLLTVVPAVAFQLASGLPHLALAPYLSLGLFVLLPLGLFAIAALFVQTLSPHRHVGMLLNLVLAVAVLGGEGLGLEHPLLRYAGAPRVSYGEMSGYGPELGSFLLFMAYWSAFAALLALVTAGLWRRGRVTALRTRLRRLPGQWGRPGAIAAGVCALLLVTTGALAFRGGNVRHTWESSEARVQWRVDYERRYGQLQHVPQPQVVGVRADVDLFPAQGRYAARGTLRLRNETQAPIDTVWVTLDRELQGVQLTLSGAHEREHDARFGTWAFALLRPLPPGGEAELAFALATEAPGIRAADFDPSVVENGSYLTGGQAFPQVGFRQSFLLRDPDERRLRGLPPLAPVPGPEEADAPQTRDPWMTFETTVSTSADQVAVSPGRRVKQWESGGRRYFQYASDGPMSPNVSYASARYEVRRVQHRGVDVEVYFHPAHRMNVPRILEAATHSLDLFSEAFGPYPHGSLRIVEVPSTWGFGAYAQPGIVWFTEDRGFLTDLRRPGTLDLVTKRVAHEVAHQWWGHLVDPPQVQGRLAIVETLAKYGEMRVLGELYGEPALRELRAFELQRYLSGRAALGKEEPALDRVLDEAHVYYSKGALVMAGAQEVLGTAAVDRALRRLVETQAYPHRPTSRDLLALLEEGTTPEQRALLESWMKERILYDLQVREASCARVAGGFRVTAVVAARRTALREGQEVELPMDEPVEVALLSEDPERDFSAQTVLRRERLQVRGPLQTLTLDVQQCPAYFAVDPFLRRVDKDRMDDVLAVDRR, from the coding sequence GCTGCTCTCCCTGCTCTCCATCTTCGCGCTCACGGTGTTCGGCGCGGACGCGGCACTGCGCGACGGCGAGCACCGCATGGCGCCGCTGGTCTTCGCCTCGCCCGTCACGAAGCCGCGGCTCTTCGGCGCGCGCTTCCTCGGGGCCCTGCTCGCGAGCAGCGCGGCCTTCGCGTTCACGCTGGTGGGGCTGCTCGCGGGCGTGCTGTGGCTCGCGCCGGACCCCTCGCGCGTGGGGGCGGTGCACCTGGGGGACTACCTCTGGGCCTTCCTGCTGCTCGCGCTGCCCAACATGCTCTTCGCCGGCGCGCTGCTCTTCGGCGTGGCGCTCGTCACCCGCAGCGCCGCGGCGAGCTACGTCGCGGGCGTGCTCGCGTACGTGCTGTACTTCATCGGCGCCTTCTTCTCGGGCTCGCCCATCATGGCGCAGACCGCGCCGCTCACGCCCTCCGGCATGGCGCTCGCCGCGGTGCTGGACCCCTTCGGCCTCGCCGCACTCTTCGAGCAGACGCACCTGTGGACACCGCAGGAGCACGACGTGCGGAGCGTAGCGCTCGCGGGCCACATGCTGCTCAACCGCGCGGTGTGGACGGCGGTGAGTCTCGGGCTGCTGGCGGGCGCGTACGGGCTGTTCCGACGGAGGCTGCCGCGGGGGACGAAGCGCGCGCGGGTGCAGGCCGTGGAGGCCGCGCATCCGACGGTGGCCTACCGGCCGCTGCCCACGCAGGCGGGGCCGCGGGCGCAGGGGGCCGCGCTCCTCTCCACCACCTGGCGCGAGCTGCGCGCGGCGCTCTTCGGCTGGCCCTTCCTCACCCTGATGGCGCTGTGGGCGGGCAGCGCGACGATGGAGCTGGTGCAGGGGGCGCTGAAGGGCGAGCTGGGCACGCCGAGCTACCCGACCACGGCCCTGCTGCTCGAGCTCATCCAGCAGCCACTCATGCTCTTCGGCACGGTGCTGCTCGTGTACTACAGCGCCGAGATCGTCTGGCGCGAGCGCCTGGTCCACGTGGCCGACCTGCTGGACGCGACGCCGGTGACGAGCAGCGTGCTCTTCCTCGCCAAGGCCGCCGCGCTGTGGGGTGTGCTGGGCGTGATGGTGCTGCTCACCGTGGTGCCGGCGGTGGCCTTCCAGCTCGCGAGCGGCCTGCCGCACCTCGCGCTCGCGCCCTACCTCTCGCTCGGGCTCTTCGTGCTGCTGCCGCTGGGGCTCTTCGCCATTGCGGCGCTCTTCGTGCAGACGCTGAGCCCGCACCGGCACGTGGGCATGCTGCTCAACCTGGTGCTCGCGGTGGCGGTGCTCGGCGGCGAGGGGCTCGGGCTCGAGCACCCGCTGCTGCGCTACGCCGGCGCGCCGCGCGTCTCCTACGGGGAGATGAGCGGCTACGGGCCCGAGCTCGGCTCCTTCCTGCTCTTCATGGCCTACTGGTCCGCCTTCGCCGCGCTGCTCGCGCTCGTCACGGCGGGGCTGTGGCGCCGCGGCCGCGTCACGGCCCTGCGCACGCGGCTGCGGCGCCTGCCGGGGCAGTGGGGGCGCCCGGGAGCCATCGCCGCGGGGGTGTGCGCGCTGCTGCTGGTGACGACCGGCGCGCTCGCGTTCCGCGGGGGCAACGTGCGCCACACCTGGGAGTCCTCCGAGGCGCGCGTGCAGTGGCGCGTGGACTACGAGCGGCGCTACGGGCAGCTGCAGCACGTGCCGCAGCCGCAGGTGGTGGGCGTGCGCGCGGACGTGGACCTCTTCCCCGCGCAGGGGCGCTACGCCGCACGCGGCACGCTGCGGCTGCGCAACGAGACGCAGGCCCCCATCGACACGGTGTGGGTGACGCTGGACCGGGAGCTGCAGGGCGTGCAGCTCACGCTCTCGGGCGCGCACGAGCGCGAGCACGACGCGCGCTTCGGCACCTGGGCCTTCGCGCTGCTGCGGCCGCTGCCGCCGGGTGGGGAGGCGGAGCTCGCCTTCGCGCTCGCCACCGAGGCGCCCGGCATCCGCGCTGCGGACTTCGACCCCTCGGTGGTGGAGAACGGCAGCTACCTCACGGGTGGGCAGGCCTTCCCGCAGGTGGGCTTTCGCCAGAGCTTCCTGCTGCGGGACCCGGACGAGCGCCGGCTGCGCGGCCTGCCCCCGCTCGCGCCCGTGCCCGGGCCCGAAGAGGCGGACGCACCGCAGACCCGCGACCCGTGGATGACGTTCGAGACCACCGTCTCCACCTCCGCGGACCAGGTGGCAGTGTCACCCGGGCGGCGGGTGAAGCAGTGGGAGTCGGGCGGCCGGCGCTACTTCCAGTACGCGAGCGATGGGCCGATGAGCCCCAACGTCTCGTACGCCTCGGCGCGCTACGAGGTGCGGCGCGTGCAGCACCGCGGCGTGGACGTGGAGGTGTACTTCCACCCCGCGCACCGCATGAACGTGCCGCGCATCCTCGAGGCCGCCACGCACTCGCTGGACCTCTTCTCCGAGGCCTTCGGCCCCTATCCGCACGGCTCGCTGCGCATCGTGGAGGTGCCCAGCACCTGGGGCTTCGGCGCCTACGCGCAGCCGGGCATCGTGTGGTTCACCGAGGACCGCGGCTTCCTCACCGACCTGCGCCGCCCCGGCACCCTGGACCTGGTGACGAAGAGGGTGGCGCACGAGGTGGCGCACCAGTGGTGGGGGCACCTCGTGGACCCGCCGCAGGTGCAGGGACGCCTCGCCATCGTGGAGACGCTCGCCAAGTACGGAGAGATGCGGGTGCTGGGGGAGCTGTACGGCGAGCCCGCGCTGCGCGAGCTGCGCGCCTTCGAGCTGCAGCGCTACCTCTCGGGCCGCGCGGCGCTGGGCAAGGAGGAGCCGGCGCTGGACCGCGTCCTGGACGAGGCGCACGTCTACTACTCGAAGGGCGCGCTCGTGATGGCGGGCGCGCAGGAGGTGCTGGGCACGGCGGCGGTGGACCGTGCGCTCAGGCGCCTCGTGGAGACGCAGGCCTATCCGCACCGGCCCACCTCTCGAGACCTGCTCGCCTTGCTGGAGGAGGGGACGACGCCCGAGCAGCGCGCGCTGCTCGAGTCCTGGATGAAGGAGCGCATCCTCTACGACCTGCAGGTGCGCGAGGCGAGCTGCGCGCGCGTGGCCGGAGGCTTCCGGGTGACGGCGGTGGTGGCGGCCCGGCGCACCGCGCTGCGCGAGGGGCAGGAGGTGGAGCTGCCGATGGATGAGCCGGTGGAAGTAGCGCTGCTGAGTGAGGACCCGGAGCGCGACTTCTCCGCGCAGACGGTGCTCCGGCGCGAGCGGCTGCAGGTGCGCGGGCCGCTGCAGACGCTCACGCTCGACGTGCAGCAGTGCCCCGCGTACTTCGCCGTCGACCCCTTCCTGCGGCGCGTGGACAAGGACCGCATGGACGACGTGCTCGCGGTGGACCGCCGGTAG